From a region of the Oncorhynchus tshawytscha isolate Ot180627B linkage group LG14, Otsh_v2.0, whole genome shotgun sequence genome:
- the LOC112266699 gene encoding NADPH--cytochrome P450 reductase isoform X3 — translation MKKTGRNIVVFYGSQTGTGEEFANRLSKDAQRYGMKGMAADPEEYDMSELSRLAEIGNSLAIFCMATYGEGDPTDNAQDFYDWLQETDGQLNGVNYTVFALGNKTYEHYNAMGAYVDKRLEELGAKRVFDLGMGDDDGNLEEDFVTWREQFWPAMCEHFGVEASGEDSSVRQYELKEHNDINMNKVYTGELGRLKSFETQKPPFDAKNPFLAPVTVNRKLNKAGDRHLMHLEVDITGSKIRYESGDHVAVYPTNDTVIVNRLGQILGVDLDSVISLNNLDEESNKKHPFPCPTTYRTALTHYLDIIHPPRTNVLYELAQYATDPKDQENMRKMASSAPEGKALYQSFVLEDNRNILAILEDLPSLRPPIDHLCELMPRLQARYYSIASSSKVHPNSIHICAVLVEYTTKTGRLTKGVATTWLKNKLVADNGHKSTVPMYIRKSQFRLPFKASNPVIMVGPGTGIAPFMGFIQERGWLKEQGKEVGETVLYCGCRHKEEDYLYQEELEEAKKAGVITKLNVAFSRDQEQKVYVQHLLRTNKEDLWRQIHTDNAHIYICGDARNMARDVQTVFYEIAEELGGMTRTQATDYIKKLMTKGRYSQDVWS, via the exons ATGAAGAAAACA GGTAGGAACATCGTGGTATTCTACGGCTCTCAGACAGGCACGGGCGAGGAGTTTGCCAACCGGCTGTCCAAAGACGCCCAGCGCTACGGCATGAAGGGTATGGCCGCCGACCCCGAGGAATACGACATG TCTGAGCTGTCCCGTCTGGCTGAGATTGGCAACTCCCTGGCCATCTTCTGTATGGCCACTTATGGTGAGGGAGACCCCACAGACAACGCCCAGGACTTCTATGACTGGCTGCAGGAGACCGACGGGCAATTGAATGGAGTCAACTATACT GTGTTTGCATTGGGCAACAAGACATATGAACACTACAATGCCATGGGGGCTTACGTAGACAAGAGGCTGGAGGAACTGGGAGCCAAGAGGGTCTTCGACCTGGGCATGGGAGACGACGACGGCAA CCTGGAGGAGGACTTTGTGACATGGAGGGAGCAGTTCTGGCCAGCCATGTGTGAGCACTTTGGAGTGGAGGCTTCAGGAGAGGACTCCAG CGTTCGTCAGTATGAGCTCAAGGAGCATAATGACATCAACATGAACAAGGTGTACACAGGAGAGTTGGGCCGTCTGAAGAGCTTTGAGACCCAGAAACC TCCTTTTGATGCAAAAAACCCCTTCCTGGCTCCAGTCACTGTTAACCGCAAGCTCAACAAAGCAGGTGACAGGCATCTCATGCACCTTGAAGTGGACATTACAGGCTCCAAGATTAG ATATGAGTCGGGAGACCACGTTGCCGTCTACCCTACCAATGACACAGTGATCGTGAACAGGCTGGGACAGATCCTTGGCGTGGACCTTGATTCCGTTATCTCTCTCAACAACCTTGATG AGGAGTCCAATAAGAAGCACCCATTCCCTTGCCCCACCACCTACCGTACGGCTCTGACCCACTACCTGGACATCATCCATCCTCCTCGCACCAACGTCCTGTATGAGCTGGCCCAGTACGCCACTGACCCCAAGGACCAGGAGAACATGCGCAAGATGGCCTCGTCTGCTCCCGAGGGCAAG GCTCTGTACCAGAGTTTTGTGCTGGAAGACAACAGGAACATCCTGGCCATCCTGGAGGATCTGCCTTCCTTGCGGCCTCCCATCGACCACCTGTGTGAGCTCATGCCCCGTTTGCAGGCTCGCTACTACTCCATTGCCTCCTCCTCCAAg GTCCACCCCAATAGCATCCACATCTGTGCTGTGCTGGTGGAATACACAACTAAAACCGGGCGCCTCACAAAGGGAGTGGCCACCACCTGGCTGAAGAACAAACTGGTTGCGGACAATGGCCACAAGTCCACGGTCCCCATGTACATCCGCAAGTCCCAGTTCCGCCTGCCCTTCAAGGCCAGCAACCCAGTCATCATGGTCGGTCCTGGGACCGGCATCGCTCCCTTCATGGGCTTCATCCAGGAGCGTGGGTGGCTCAAAGAGCAAG GCAAGGAGGTGGGGGAGACGGTCTTGTACTGTGGCTGCAGGCACAAGGAGGAGGACTATCTGTACCAGGAGGAGTTGGAGGAAGCTAAGAAGGCGGGTGTCATCACGAAGCTCAACGTGGCTTTCTCTCGGGACCAGGAGCAAAAG GTGTACGTGCAGCATCTCCTGAGGACCAACAAGGAGGACTTGTGGAGGCAGATCCACACAGACAATGCACACATATACATCTGCGG GGATGCGCGGAACATGGCCAGGGATGTGCAGACAGTTTTCTATGAGATAGCAGAGGAGCTGGGCGGCATGACACGCACTCAGGCCACCGACTACATCAAGAAACTGATGACCAAGGGACGGTACTCGCAGGACGTCTGGAGCTAA
- the LOC112266699 gene encoding NADPH--cytochrome P450 reductase isoform X1: MADVEAESSTQPEAMEEENPLFSNLDLFLFTLIAGLIIYWFMSRKKAEPIPEFKKLDQPAPSTQETSFIEKMKKTGRNIVVFYGSQTGTGEEFANRLSKDAQRYGMKGMAADPEEYDMSELSRLAEIGNSLAIFCMATYGEGDPTDNAQDFYDWLQETDGQLNGVNYTVFALGNKTYEHYNAMGAYVDKRLEELGAKRVFDLGMGDDDGNLEEDFVTWREQFWPAMCEHFGVEASGEDSSVRQYELKEHNDINMNKVYTGELGRLKSFETQKPPFDAKNPFLAPVTVNRKLNKAGDRHLMHLEVDITGSKIRYESGDHVAVYPTNDTVIVNRLGQILGVDLDSVISLNNLDEESNKKHPFPCPTTYRTALTHYLDIIHPPRTNVLYELAQYATDPKDQENMRKMASSAPEGKALYQSFVLEDNRNILAILEDLPSLRPPIDHLCELMPRLQARYYSIASSSKVHPNSIHICAVLVEYTTKTGRLTKGVATTWLKNKLVADNGHKSTVPMYIRKSQFRLPFKASNPVIMVGPGTGIAPFMGFIQERGWLKEQGKEVGETVLYCGCRHKEEDYLYQEELEEAKKAGVITKLNVAFSRDQEQKVYVQHLLRTNKEDLWRQIHTDNAHIYICGDARNMARDVQTVFYEIAEELGGMTRTQATDYIKKLMTKGRYSQDVWS, encoded by the exons AGCACCTTCTACTCAAGAGACTAGTTTTATTGAAAAGATGAAGAAAACA GGTAGGAACATCGTGGTATTCTACGGCTCTCAGACAGGCACGGGCGAGGAGTTTGCCAACCGGCTGTCCAAAGACGCCCAGCGCTACGGCATGAAGGGTATGGCCGCCGACCCCGAGGAATACGACATG TCTGAGCTGTCCCGTCTGGCTGAGATTGGCAACTCCCTGGCCATCTTCTGTATGGCCACTTATGGTGAGGGAGACCCCACAGACAACGCCCAGGACTTCTATGACTGGCTGCAGGAGACCGACGGGCAATTGAATGGAGTCAACTATACT GTGTTTGCATTGGGCAACAAGACATATGAACACTACAATGCCATGGGGGCTTACGTAGACAAGAGGCTGGAGGAACTGGGAGCCAAGAGGGTCTTCGACCTGGGCATGGGAGACGACGACGGCAA CCTGGAGGAGGACTTTGTGACATGGAGGGAGCAGTTCTGGCCAGCCATGTGTGAGCACTTTGGAGTGGAGGCTTCAGGAGAGGACTCCAG CGTTCGTCAGTATGAGCTCAAGGAGCATAATGACATCAACATGAACAAGGTGTACACAGGAGAGTTGGGCCGTCTGAAGAGCTTTGAGACCCAGAAACC TCCTTTTGATGCAAAAAACCCCTTCCTGGCTCCAGTCACTGTTAACCGCAAGCTCAACAAAGCAGGTGACAGGCATCTCATGCACCTTGAAGTGGACATTACAGGCTCCAAGATTAG ATATGAGTCGGGAGACCACGTTGCCGTCTACCCTACCAATGACACAGTGATCGTGAACAGGCTGGGACAGATCCTTGGCGTGGACCTTGATTCCGTTATCTCTCTCAACAACCTTGATG AGGAGTCCAATAAGAAGCACCCATTCCCTTGCCCCACCACCTACCGTACGGCTCTGACCCACTACCTGGACATCATCCATCCTCCTCGCACCAACGTCCTGTATGAGCTGGCCCAGTACGCCACTGACCCCAAGGACCAGGAGAACATGCGCAAGATGGCCTCGTCTGCTCCCGAGGGCAAG GCTCTGTACCAGAGTTTTGTGCTGGAAGACAACAGGAACATCCTGGCCATCCTGGAGGATCTGCCTTCCTTGCGGCCTCCCATCGACCACCTGTGTGAGCTCATGCCCCGTTTGCAGGCTCGCTACTACTCCATTGCCTCCTCCTCCAAg GTCCACCCCAATAGCATCCACATCTGTGCTGTGCTGGTGGAATACACAACTAAAACCGGGCGCCTCACAAAGGGAGTGGCCACCACCTGGCTGAAGAACAAACTGGTTGCGGACAATGGCCACAAGTCCACGGTCCCCATGTACATCCGCAAGTCCCAGTTCCGCCTGCCCTTCAAGGCCAGCAACCCAGTCATCATGGTCGGTCCTGGGACCGGCATCGCTCCCTTCATGGGCTTCATCCAGGAGCGTGGGTGGCTCAAAGAGCAAG GCAAGGAGGTGGGGGAGACGGTCTTGTACTGTGGCTGCAGGCACAAGGAGGAGGACTATCTGTACCAGGAGGAGTTGGAGGAAGCTAAGAAGGCGGGTGTCATCACGAAGCTCAACGTGGCTTTCTCTCGGGACCAGGAGCAAAAG GTGTACGTGCAGCATCTCCTGAGGACCAACAAGGAGGACTTGTGGAGGCAGATCCACACAGACAATGCACACATATACATCTGCGG GGATGCGCGGAACATGGCCAGGGATGTGCAGACAGTTTTCTATGAGATAGCAGAGGAGCTGGGCGGCATGACACGCACTCAGGCCACCGACTACATCAAGAAACTGATGACCAAGGGACGGTACTCGCAGGACGTCTGGAGCTAA
- the LOC112266699 gene encoding NADPH--cytochrome P450 reductase isoform X2, with the protein MGCVFSMPEDRSAAAGRAPSTQETSFIEKMKKTGRNIVVFYGSQTGTGEEFANRLSKDAQRYGMKGMAADPEEYDMSELSRLAEIGNSLAIFCMATYGEGDPTDNAQDFYDWLQETDGQLNGVNYTVFALGNKTYEHYNAMGAYVDKRLEELGAKRVFDLGMGDDDGNLEEDFVTWREQFWPAMCEHFGVEASGEDSSVRQYELKEHNDINMNKVYTGELGRLKSFETQKPPFDAKNPFLAPVTVNRKLNKAGDRHLMHLEVDITGSKIRYESGDHVAVYPTNDTVIVNRLGQILGVDLDSVISLNNLDEESNKKHPFPCPTTYRTALTHYLDIIHPPRTNVLYELAQYATDPKDQENMRKMASSAPEGKALYQSFVLEDNRNILAILEDLPSLRPPIDHLCELMPRLQARYYSIASSSKVHPNSIHICAVLVEYTTKTGRLTKGVATTWLKNKLVADNGHKSTVPMYIRKSQFRLPFKASNPVIMVGPGTGIAPFMGFIQERGWLKEQGKEVGETVLYCGCRHKEEDYLYQEELEEAKKAGVITKLNVAFSRDQEQKVYVQHLLRTNKEDLWRQIHTDNAHIYICGDARNMARDVQTVFYEIAEELGGMTRTQATDYIKKLMTKGRYSQDVWS; encoded by the exons AGCACCTTCTACTCAAGAGACTAGTTTTATTGAAAAGATGAAGAAAACA GGTAGGAACATCGTGGTATTCTACGGCTCTCAGACAGGCACGGGCGAGGAGTTTGCCAACCGGCTGTCCAAAGACGCCCAGCGCTACGGCATGAAGGGTATGGCCGCCGACCCCGAGGAATACGACATG TCTGAGCTGTCCCGTCTGGCTGAGATTGGCAACTCCCTGGCCATCTTCTGTATGGCCACTTATGGTGAGGGAGACCCCACAGACAACGCCCAGGACTTCTATGACTGGCTGCAGGAGACCGACGGGCAATTGAATGGAGTCAACTATACT GTGTTTGCATTGGGCAACAAGACATATGAACACTACAATGCCATGGGGGCTTACGTAGACAAGAGGCTGGAGGAACTGGGAGCCAAGAGGGTCTTCGACCTGGGCATGGGAGACGACGACGGCAA CCTGGAGGAGGACTTTGTGACATGGAGGGAGCAGTTCTGGCCAGCCATGTGTGAGCACTTTGGAGTGGAGGCTTCAGGAGAGGACTCCAG CGTTCGTCAGTATGAGCTCAAGGAGCATAATGACATCAACATGAACAAGGTGTACACAGGAGAGTTGGGCCGTCTGAAGAGCTTTGAGACCCAGAAACC TCCTTTTGATGCAAAAAACCCCTTCCTGGCTCCAGTCACTGTTAACCGCAAGCTCAACAAAGCAGGTGACAGGCATCTCATGCACCTTGAAGTGGACATTACAGGCTCCAAGATTAG ATATGAGTCGGGAGACCACGTTGCCGTCTACCCTACCAATGACACAGTGATCGTGAACAGGCTGGGACAGATCCTTGGCGTGGACCTTGATTCCGTTATCTCTCTCAACAACCTTGATG AGGAGTCCAATAAGAAGCACCCATTCCCTTGCCCCACCACCTACCGTACGGCTCTGACCCACTACCTGGACATCATCCATCCTCCTCGCACCAACGTCCTGTATGAGCTGGCCCAGTACGCCACTGACCCCAAGGACCAGGAGAACATGCGCAAGATGGCCTCGTCTGCTCCCGAGGGCAAG GCTCTGTACCAGAGTTTTGTGCTGGAAGACAACAGGAACATCCTGGCCATCCTGGAGGATCTGCCTTCCTTGCGGCCTCCCATCGACCACCTGTGTGAGCTCATGCCCCGTTTGCAGGCTCGCTACTACTCCATTGCCTCCTCCTCCAAg GTCCACCCCAATAGCATCCACATCTGTGCTGTGCTGGTGGAATACACAACTAAAACCGGGCGCCTCACAAAGGGAGTGGCCACCACCTGGCTGAAGAACAAACTGGTTGCGGACAATGGCCACAAGTCCACGGTCCCCATGTACATCCGCAAGTCCCAGTTCCGCCTGCCCTTCAAGGCCAGCAACCCAGTCATCATGGTCGGTCCTGGGACCGGCATCGCTCCCTTCATGGGCTTCATCCAGGAGCGTGGGTGGCTCAAAGAGCAAG GCAAGGAGGTGGGGGAGACGGTCTTGTACTGTGGCTGCAGGCACAAGGAGGAGGACTATCTGTACCAGGAGGAGTTGGAGGAAGCTAAGAAGGCGGGTGTCATCACGAAGCTCAACGTGGCTTTCTCTCGGGACCAGGAGCAAAAG GTGTACGTGCAGCATCTCCTGAGGACCAACAAGGAGGACTTGTGGAGGCAGATCCACACAGACAATGCACACATATACATCTGCGG GGATGCGCGGAACATGGCCAGGGATGTGCAGACAGTTTTCTATGAGATAGCAGAGGAGCTGGGCGGCATGACACGCACTCAGGCCACCGACTACATCAAGAAACTGATGACCAAGGGACGGTACTCGCAGGACGTCTGGAGCTAA